A region from the Sulfitobacter sp. D7 genome encodes:
- a CDS encoding alpha/beta hydrolase produces the protein MRRLIAVFALLLSVVACGTLENASDGTRMQVQGPYLLMSGTITSRTPAAFARHLAENPRIDTVVLGRIDGSIDAAATHRMGRQIRRLGLATELRSGSVVDSGGVELFIAGAERRMAPGAALRVHSWRNGYREGSSYPRQSPKHQMTRRYMAEMLGNDGFYWFTLQAAPSDRIHKMTADEIRRYGLLTRP, from the coding sequence ATGAGGCGGCTGATTGCCGTCTTTGCACTGCTGCTTTCGGTCGTGGCCTGCGGCACGCTTGAGAATGCCAGCGATGGCACGCGGATGCAGGTTCAGGGGCCGTATCTGTTGATGTCCGGCACGATCACCAGCCGGACGCCTGCGGCTTTCGCGCGGCATCTGGCCGAGAATCCGCGGATTGATACGGTGGTGCTGGGGCGGATCGACGGCTCTATTGATGCGGCAGCGACGCACCGTATGGGGCGACAGATTCGCAGATTGGGACTGGCGACCGAGCTGCGGTCGGGCAGTGTGGTTGATTCTGGCGGTGTGGAGCTCTTCATCGCGGGGGCCGAGCGGCGCATGGCACCGGGGGCGGCGCTGCGGGTGCATTCATGGCGCAATGGCTACCGCGAGGGCAGCAGCTATCCACGGCAATCGCCCAAACACCAGATGACACGGCGCTATATGGCCGAGATGCTGGGCAATGACGGCTTTTACTGGTTTACCTTGCAGGCAGCGCCATCTGACAGGATACACAAGATGACAGCGGATGAAATTCGCCGCTACGGGCTGCTGACGCGGCCCTGA